A part of Polynucleobacter sp. MG-Unter2-18 genomic DNA contains:
- a CDS encoding Fe-S cluster assembly transcription factor — protein MRLTTKGRFAVTAMIDLALRETHGPVTLAGISQRQKISLSYLEQLFGKLRRFNIVESTRGPGGGYTLARKSEEISVADIIVAVDEPLDATQCGGKGNCHSDEESQGHCMTHDLWSNLNAKMVEYLSSVSLRDLVHQQSGRGIVLHDLRPKKIKADSVKAEKLAPAVAAKKEDAPKRPLVNSVFNLARQS, from the coding sequence ATGAGACTTACAACTAAAGGCCGTTTTGCAGTAACCGCAATGATCGATTTAGCCCTGCGTGAGACGCACGGGCCTGTAACTTTGGCCGGAATTAGCCAAAGACAGAAGATTTCTCTCTCTTATTTAGAGCAACTATTTGGCAAGTTACGCCGTTTCAACATCGTTGAAAGTACTCGTGGTCCTGGCGGTGGTTACACCCTGGCCCGTAAATCTGAGGAAATTAGTGTGGCTGACATCATTGTGGCCGTTGATGAGCCCCTGGATGCAACGCAGTGTGGCGGTAAGGGCAATTGTCATAGCGACGAGGAAAGTCAAGGTCATTGCATGACCCATGATCTTTGGTCGAATTTGAATGCGAAGATGGTGGAGTACTTGAGTTCCGTGTCACTACGAGACTTGGTGCACCAGCAGTCTGGACGTGGAATCGTATTGCATGATTTGCGTCCCAAGAAAATCAAGGCTGACAGTGTTAAAGCAGAAAAGCTAGCACCAGCAGTCGCAGCAAAGAAAGAAGATGCCCCGAAGCGTCCTCTTGTGAATTCTGTTTTTAATTTGGCTCGGCAAAGTTAA